The following nucleotide sequence is from Alkalihalobacillus sp. LMS39.
ACCTCTTGAAGCTCCTGTAACGAGAGCTGTTTTTCCTTTTAATATCATATTCGGTCACCCTTTCATTGCTTCAACCGCTTTTTGAAGACTCTCTTGGTTACTAATAGCATGAACATTAACTCGACGTTGTACTTTTTTGACGAGTCCAGATAAAACATTACCCGCTCCAATTTCAATAAATGTATCGACACCTTGCTCTAACATCGTTCGTACACTGTTTTCCCACTGCACAGGAGAATATACTTGCTCTACTAATTTTTCTCGAATATCGGCAGCAGAACGAACTTCTTGTGCTGTTACATTAGCAATAACGGGGACACTTGCATCTTCAATGGCTATCGTCTCTAATACCTCTTTAAGGCGATTAGCTGCTGGTTTCATTAAAGCTGAGTGGAACGGGCCACTAACTGATAAAGGGATTACCCTTTTTGCTCCAGCTTCTTTCGCTTTTTCTGATGCCATTTCCACACCTTTAGCCGTTCCACTAATCACAATTTGCCCAGGACAATTTAAATTTGCAAGTTGGACAAGGTTACCTCCCGCTGTAACCTCTTCTGTTATCACTGCAAGATTCTCACTTTCCATTCCTAAAACGGCAGCCATTGCTCCTTCGCCAAAGGGAACGGCCTCTTCCATAAATAATCCTCTTTGCCTTACCGTATAAACAGCATCTTCAAACTGCAATGCTCCGGCCGCAACAAGGGCACTATATTCACCTAAACTATGGCCAGCAACAAAATCAGGGGTGATTTCATAAGATTTCAATAACTCTAACACCGCCACACTCATCGTTAATAACGCGGGTTGTGTATGCTCTGTCCGTTTAAGTGTTTCTTCTGGACCACAAAACATAATATCAGACAATGAATAACCTAAACGAGAATCTGCTTTTTCAAAAATTTGTTTGATTTCTTCTTTTTCATTGTTCATGTCTTGACCCATTCCAACATACTGTGATCCTTGTCCCGGAAAGATAAATGCAATTTTCCCCATTACAATTCTCCTTTACTTCTTTGTTGCTCATACTTCACGAGCTCAGACTGTATTGTTGTGACAACATGCTCCTCTACCATGTCTTTTGCCTGAACAATCGTCTCAAAAAACGCGGTAGAATCAGAAGAACCATGTGACTTAATGACAGGTGCTTTTAATCCAAATAACGCTGCTCCACCATATTCAGAATAATCCATCTTTGCTTTCACGCGAAGGAAACTAGATTTTAACAACCCGGCAACGAGTTTACTAAATAATGAGCTCGTTAATTCCGTTTTGATGAGCGAAAAAAGAGAACGGCCCGCTCCTTCAGTTGACTTCAACACTAAGTTTCCAGAAAAGCCATCACAAACAATGACATCACCAACACCTGTTAGTAAATCCCTTGCTTCTACATTTCCAATAAAATGAAAGTTTCCTTCTTGTAAGAGAGGAAATGCTAGTTTTGTTAGTTCATTTCCTTTGCCCTCTTCAGTTCCTACATTTAGCAACCCTACTCGAGGTGTATTACGTTTTTTTACCATTTGCATATAAATATGCCCCATGACCGCATATTGAAATAAATGCTCTTGCTTTGCATCCATATTTGCTCCTACATCAAGAAGGAGAAACCCTCTTCCATCTAACGTTGGGAGCATCGGGGCTAATGCTGGTCGGTCAATTCCTTTAATTCGACCAACGTGTAAAAGCCCTGCCGTCATAAGCGCGCCGGTATTTCCAGCTGAGATGACAGCATCGGCACGGCCTTCTTTCACTTCTTTAATCGCAAGTACCATCGACGCGTCTTTTTTCCTTCTTACAGCAGTTGTTGGCGTATCTGTATCTTCTATTTTTTCTGTTGTATGTATGACAGAGATTTTTGTGTCATCTGTTAAATATTGGCGAATTTCTGCTTCATTTCCTACAATCGTAATTTCAAGATTTGGAAACTGTTTTATCGCTCTCATCGCTGCTTCTACTGGTGCTTTTGGTGCTTTATCGCCACCCATACCATCCATCGCAATACGCATGTTCGTTCACTCAACTCCTACTTTAGAAAAATTAAATAGATTTCATTGAAATCCTGCAAAAAAGTTCCGACAAAACCTTTACTTCTATGAACGAAACATGACGAACTCTCCAGAAAAAACAGGCTCGTTTTCAACAAAGCTGTTCACTTCTACTACTGTTCTGTCTTTATCTAGCTTGACTACTTTTGCTTTGGCAATAACTCGTTCATTTACAGTTACTTGACGCGTGAATCGGATTGTTGCTTTTGCAGTTAAAGCGAGCTCATCATTAATAATCGCTACCGCTAAAGAGTTTGCTTGCGCAAATAAATGATGACCTCTTGCGATTTTATTTCGAGAAAAAACATGTTCTTCTTTTATATCCAAGATTGAGATGGCGCTTTTATCTAGTTCAAGGTCAATAATTTCACCGATGACCTCTTCGATTGACAAAGCTTTCACATCATCTAACTGTTTTTGAGCAACATCCTTTATTCTCTCTCGCAGTTCTGGAATAGACAATTCCATTCGATCTAATCGAATCGTCTGTACACTAACAGAGAATTCTTTCGCGAGCGTTTCATCTGTAATAAACGGATTTTTCTCAATCGTCTCTTGCAAAAGCCTTTGGCGGTCCTTTTTCGTTCGTTTCATTATATTTACCACCACCCGTTAATATGACTAGGTACTAAGAGTAGTATATATGTCATCTTTCTAGATTTCAATAGATTAATCGAGTTTTTGTCCATCAAAAACGCCTTCCTGTTGTAAATATTGGCGGATCCATTGCCATGACTCACTTTGCCAAAATTCATTATTTTGGACTAATTGAGCTGCATCTTGCCTTGCGACTTCCAATGTTCTGTAATCATGAACAACATCGGCTAATTTAAAATGAGGAAGCCCACTTTGTTTTTGTCCGAAAAAATCTCCTGGCCCCCGTAATTCCAAATCTTTTTCCGAAAGAACAAAACCATCATTTGTCTCTGTCATTATTTTCATTCTTTCTTTTCCGACTTCTGATTTGGGATCGGCTAATAAAACGCAATATGATTGATGGCTTCCACGTCCAACACGTCCTCGTAGCTGGTGAAGTTGAGATAAACCAAAGCGTTCTGCATCATAAATCACCATAATCGAAGCATTCGGCACATTAACACCTACTTCAACAACTGTCGTTGAGACGAGAATTTGAAGTTGATTTTCGCTAAATTCATTCATCACTTTTTCTTTTTCAGCTGAAGAAAGCCGGCCATGCATAAGCCCAACTTGATATTTCTCATAATAGGACGCAAGCATTGAATGGACATCAATGGCATTTTGAACGTCTAGTTTCTCTGATTCTTCAATGAGTGGACAGATAACATATGCTTGTCTTCCTTTTTCTATTTCTTTCTCAATAAAACCGAGTACTCGATCAAATTGCGCATGTTTTGCCCAATACGTCTCGATTTTTTTTCGCCCAGCCGGGAGCTCGTCTATGATTGAGACATCCATGTCACCAAACACCGATATCGCAAGTGTTCTTGGAATCGGAGTTGCTGTCATAAACAACACGTCAGGATTTTCTCCTTTATCTCGTAGAACTCGCCTTTGTTCAACGCCAAATCTATGTTGTTCATCCGTGATGACAAGCCCTAATCGATGAAATGTAACATCCTGTTGAATAAGAGCATGTGTCCCTACAATAATATGAACTTCACCTGTTGCAATTTGTTCAACTCTTTCACGCCGTTTCTTCCCTTTAACTGAACTTGTTAATAATGTCACATGGATTCCATAAGATTGGAAAAGCTGTTGTAAAGATTCAAAATGCTGTTCCGCTAATATTTCTGTTGGAACCATTAAAGCAGATTGGAAACCAGCAGTAAAAGCCGCAAACATGGCACATGCGGCAACAATTGTTTTCCCCGAACCGACATCACCTTGTAATAGCCGATTCATCCGGTATGGATTTATCATGTCATTTATGATTTCATTTATGACTCGTTGCTGTGCTTCTGTTAATGAAAAAGGAAGCTGTTGTTTAAAATCAGCTACTTTTTCCTGTTCAATCGCATAGGCTATTCCTTTTGATTGTTCACGTGATAGTTTACGAAAAGACTGCATTTTTAGTTGAAACAATAAAAATTCTTCATACACCATTCTTCGACGTGCTTGTTTCACACTGTTCGCATTTTGAGGATAGTGAAGTCGAATAATCGCCTCTTTTCGTTCAAGAAGCTTGTACTTTTCTAGCATGTCACTTGGGAGAATTTCAGGAATATCGTCTGCAAATTGTTTAATTGCCTCATATATCATTTTCCGAAGAAATTTTACCGTTATTTTTCCACTAACAGAATAGACTGGTGAAAGTTCATTACGGTCGTGGATTCCGATTTTATACTCTTGAACGGTTATCATGAGGCGGTGCTGGTCCCATTTGCCCGTCAATGTGATTTGTTCCCCTAATTTCAATTGCTTTTTTGCATATGAACGATTAAAGATAACAGCGGTCACAAGGACAGACCCAATTAATACACGAACAGTAATTCTTGATTTTCCTTTTCCAAAAAAACGAGCAACGGGTTCACTATGAATAACACCTGCTACAGTGACTCTCTCATCATGTTGAACGTCATGAAGGTCCTTTAAAGAATAGTCCTCATAACGGTACGGAAAATATTCAATTAACTGTTCCACTGTTGTAATTCCTAAACTCGCAAGCTGTTCAGCCGTTTCGTCACCGATTCCTTTTATCTCCCTAACGTCAACATTTGCATACCCAATCATTTTTTATCTAGCGGTATTCCAAAAATTTTCACTTCTAATGCTCTTCCTGTTGGTGTTGCCGCTAATCCTCCTTGAGCTGTTTCTCTTAAAGCCACTGGCATCGTTTCACCGATTTTATACATCGCATCAATGACTTCATCACATGGGATTCGACTTGTAATTCCGGCTAGTGCCATATCTGCTGCCGTCATTGCAATCGCTGCTCCCATTGCGTTCCGTTTCACACAGGGAACTTCAACTAAGCCTGCGACAGGGTCACAAACGAGTCCTAACATATTTTTTAATGCGATCGCCATCGCCTCTGCACTTTGGGCTGGCGTCCCTCCAGCAAGCTCTACAATGGCTGCTGCTGCCATTCCTGACGCAGACCCTACTTCGGCTTGACAGCCCCCTGCAGCACCTGAAATAGAAGCATTATTGGCTACTACAAATCCAAAAGCACCCGCTGCAAACAAATAATGTACCATCTGTTCTTTCGTCGGCTTTAATTTATTTTTCAGTCCGAAAAGAGTTCCAGGTACAACACCAGCAGATCCTGCTGTTGGCGTTGCACAGATCGTTCCCATAGCAGCATTCACTTCATTTGTTGCGACAGCCTTGCTTACCGCATCTAATAGTGTGGAGCCCGTTAATGTATTGCCTTTTTCAATATATTGCTGAAGTAATACCGCGTCTCCACCGGTTAAACCCGAGACTGACTTTATATTTTCGGTAATTCCTCGTTCTACCGCTTGCTCCATTACATCCAAGTTTTTTTCCATTTGCGACATGATCTCTTCTCGGGAACGCCCTGTTACTTCCATTTCTTGAAGAATCATGACTTCTGAGATTTTAATTTGTTTTGACTCCGCTAATTCCACAAGTTCTGCCACATTTCGAAACATGGTAAGTCCTCCTATTAATCGTGAATTTTCGTTACTTTATTCACATTCGGTAACGATTCCAATTGCTGCAATAAGTCAAACTCTACATTTTGGTCTACTTCAATTACCATTAATGCTTCTTGCCCTTTTTCTTTTCGAGAAACTTCCATATGACCAATATTAATTTCGTGTTTAGCAACGATATTTGATACATTCGCAATTACGCCAAATGTATCATCATGAACGACTAATATCGCAGGATGATTTCCTGATAACTTTAACTCAAACCCATTTAGTTCAATAATCTCAATTTTTCCTCCGCCGATGGAAATCCCTATTAATTCAAGCTCATTTTCCTCATCACCAAGAATGACTTTAGCCGTGTTCGGGTGATCAGTAATGGCTTCTTCCTCAAAGATTTTTATCGTAATTCCTTTTTCATTTGCTATCTTAAATGAGCTTGTAATTCGAGGATCATCTGTATCAAAATCTAATATCCCACCAACTAATGCCACATCGGTTCCATGTCCTTTATACGTTTTTGCAAATGAACCATAAAAGGAGATGTTCACCCACTTTGGTTGTTTTTGAAATAATGTTCTTGCCACACGCCCAATTCGTGCCGCTCCTGCTGTGTGTGAGCTTGAAGGACCAATCATAACCGGACCAATAATATCAAATACTGTTCTATATTTCATCAACTTTACCCTCCGTTCTATTTGTAAAACACTGTTTGGGTATACTCCTTTTTACAAAACAGCTTTTCGAAAAAATATTCCTACCCAAGTAGGTAGGAATATTTGTCTTTATTCTATCGCAAAAATATAAGAATATAGTGGTTGCTTTCCTTCATGTATCTCAACTTCTATATCTTCAGATACAGTTTGTATATATTCTGCTAGTTCATTAGCACTTTGTTCTGTAGCTCCTTCACCCCAAATTAACGTGAGAAGCTCCGTATCTTCATTTACCATTTGGTCGACTAGCTGTTTGGCTACTTCATTCATAGAAGGGCCAGAACTAACAATTTTCTTTTCTGCAATTCCCATAAAATCATCTTTTTTAATTTCAACACCGTCTAAGTTTGTGTCGCGGACCGCAAATGTCACTAAGCCTGTTTGCACTCCTCCCATAGCTTCTTTCATCGCGTTTGCATTATCTTCAGCATTTCCACTCGGGTTAAATGTTAATAGCGCTGATAACCCTTGTGGTACAGATTTAGAAGGAATCACTATTACTTCTTGATCAGCAACTTTTGCTGCTTGCTCTGCTGCCATTATAATGTTTCCGTTATTAGGAAGAACAAAAACGGTATCTGCATGAACATCTCGAATGGCTTTGACAATATCTTCTGTGCTAGGGTTCATTGTTTGTCCGCCGGCGATAACAACATCGGCTCCGATTCCTTTAAATAAAGAAGCAATTCCTTCCCCCATGGAAACGGTAACAATGCCAAAAGGTTTATTTTCCTTCGGCTTTTCTTCCGTTTCATACACTGCTTTTGTCACATCCAAAAGATTAGTATGCTGTTCTCTCATGTTGTCCACTTTTACGTTAAGAAAACTTCCATATCGCTGTGCTTTTGATAATACTTCCCCTGGAGTTTCAGCATGGATATGTATTTTTAAAAGTTCTTCATCTGATACAACGAGCAATGAATCCCCTATTTCGCTTAACTCATGGCGAAATTTTGATTCGTTATATGGATGGAGTTTCAATTTTTCTTCTTCAAACTTCACCATTACTTCGGTACAATATCCAAATTCAATATCTTCAGTAGAAAGTTGACTTTGAACATTGTGATGCTCCATTTTCACTAAATCTTCCATTGAAGGTGCATCTTCTGCACCATCAGAAACTTTTTCCCCTTTTAAAATGGCAAGAAATCCTTCGTAAATATAAAGCAATCCTTGTCCACCAGAATCAACTACCCCAACTTCTTTTAATACGGGTAATAAGTCTGGTGTTCTTTTTAAAGAAGCTCTTCCTTCCTTCACAACGGCTTCCATAACAGCTGTTGCATCATCTTGCTTTACGGCTATTGCTTTTTTCGCACTATCTTTGGCAACCGTTAAGATTGTCCCTTCTACAGGCTTCATAACAGCTTTGTAGGCTGTAGTTACCCCTAGGTCAAATGCTTTTGCTAAATCTTTTCCACTAATGTCTTGTTTCCCTTCAAGTGCTTTAGAAAATCCGCGGAACAACTGCGACAAAATGACACCTGAATTTCCTCTTGCGCCCATCAATAACCCTTTTGAAAAAGCCATTGCGACAGAGGTTGCCTTATCTTTAGAAGCGGCTTTTACTTCTTTCACACCAGATGTAATCGATAAGTTCATATTTGTCCCTGTATCTCCATCTGGAACTGGAAACACATTTAAAGAATCTACTTTTTTTGCATGTTTTGATAAATTGGCTGCACCTTCAATAAACATATGCGCCAATAACTGACCATTAATAACCTTACTTGACACTTGACTTCCTCCTAACTCGGATTAAGGGTTAGTAACCCGAACTCCTTGAACAAAGATGTTAACTGAATCTACAGTCAAACCTAACATTTTTTCTAACTGGTATTTCACCTTCGTTTGCACATTATGAGCAACTTCTGAAATTTTTGTACCGTAACTCACAATAATGTACATATCAATATGTACTTCATTTTCTTCTTCTCGAATGACAACTCCACGTTGGAAATTTTCTTTGCCTAATAATTCGGTTATTCCATCTTTAATTTGTTTTTGTGAAGCCATACCAACAATGCCATAGCAATCAACAGCTGCACCACCAGCAATCGTTCCTACTACTTCCTTTGAAACTTCAATAACACCCATTTGCGTCTTTAATTCAATTGACATATGATAAATCCCCTTTCTCTTATTTTTAAGCTACAGGAAATATTTCCAATCATCCTCAATAAAGGTTGTACGTATACTCCACTTTTCTTTACTACCCTACATCTTACTATATTCTGCACATTTTTAAAAGAAAGTTAACAAAAATCGGCGTCAAGCAATATTCCTTGATAGAATATTATTGCAATCTTTTGAAGGCTATGCTAAGATATTCAAGTATGATTTCGGATGAAACTTGATTCATCTCATTGTGAGTTAGGAGGTGCACTTACATGGCACGTAAATGTCACATTACTGGTAAACAAGCACGTACTGGTAACAAACGTTCCCACGCTCTGAATAAAACAAAGCGTAAATGGGGTGTTAACGTACAAAAAGTACGTATTTTAGTAGACGGCAAACCAAAACGCGTTTATGTATCTGCTCGCGCATTAAAGTCTGGCAAAGTAGAACGCGCGTAATGTACAAAATGGGTTTCTATACTTTTAATTCATGTATCGTGTAAACGTTTGGATAGAAATTCATGCTAAAAACAAAAAAAGCAAGCCACTTCAGGCAATTGTCAATCATTGTATTGACAATTGCCTGATTGTGTATTATTACGGCATTTCGCTTTTTGCCAAAAAAGTACACCGAAGACAAGCACGGTGTACTTTTTGATTTTGTATTACCCTTTTTTAAACGAACTTAATACTGCTCTTACAAAACCACCAATGAACTTAGGTAGTTTAATCGTATAAAATTTCATAGCTCCTCCTCCTCAACATAAATTGCCACCGGAAAAAGTATGAAGGATGATGACAATGCTCATTTATACTAGTATATTCAACACAATTAAAATAGTACCGAAAATTTATAGAAAATCATCTTGTCTTTTTTTCTATAGTCCATCCTATGCAATTTTTTATTGAATATGTTAGTCTATGTGAGATTTTCATGGAGGAAAAAACCACTTATTTGCCTCTTATTTGTGCGATTGCTGTTCGTCTATCAGTTTCATTGTAAATAGCCGATCCGGCAACTAGTACATTCGCTCCAGCCTCGATACAACGTCGGGCAGTGTCTTTATTAACACCACCATCAACTTCGATGTCTAACGTTAATCCTTTTGATTTTGCCATCTCAGACACAGCATGGATTTTTGGTAATACACTTTCAATAAACCTTTGTCCTCCAAATCCAGGGTTGACAGTCATCAGTAAAACTAAGTCAACATCACTAATCACATGCTGAATTGTATCAACAGGTGTTGCCGGATTTAAAACAACACCTGCTTTAACACCGCAATCTTTAATCAGTTGAATCGTTCGATGTAAATGTGGACATGCTTCGACATGCACTGAAATAATATCGGCCCCGCTTTTCGCAAATTCTGGAATATATCGATCTGGGTTTTCTATCATTAAATGTACATCTAATGGTAAATCAGTTACTGGTCGAATCGCCGAAACGACGAGTGGACCAATCGTTATATTGGGGACAAAATGTCCATCCATGACATCAACATGAATATAATCTGCTCCGCTTTGCTCAACATCTTTAATTTCTGCACCAAGTGTGGCAAAATTAGCAGATAAAATGGATGGTGCAATTTTTACCATGACTAGTACCTCCGTTTCATACTTTTAATTTCCTCAAGAAATTCTAAATAGTGGTCATACCGATATTGAGCGATTTCTCCATTTTCCAATGCAGCTTTCACAGCGCATTTTGGTTCACTCGTATGTGTGCAACCCCGAAATTTACAATTCCCCATCTCTTTTTTCATCTCTGGAAAATATAAAGATAAATCATCTGCTTCTATAGTTGTAAAATCAAGCGAGCTAAATCCAGGAGTATCTGCTACCAAGCCTGTCCCAATCGGAATAAGCTCGACATGGCGAGTCGTATGTTTTCCACGACCTAAATGAGTCGAAATTTCATTTGTTTCTATTAGTAACTCTGGATTAATCGCATTTAACAGAGAGGATTTACCAACCCCAGATTGACCAGCAATGACACTAATTTTATCGTCAAACAATGATTTTATAAGTTCTAGTCCTTCTTTTTTCTTACTAGAAATAAGGACAACTTCATATCCTATTTTTTCATAATCCGCTTTATAGTTAAGAATTTCGTGTTTCTTTTCTTCTGTTAACAAATCAACTTTACTAATGCAAATAATCGGAATGATATGATGCGCTTCAATATGTACTAAAAATCGATTCAATAATAACGGACTAAATTCTGGTTCTTGCGCAGAGAAGACGAGAATAGCTTGTTCTACATTTGCAATGGGAGGACGAACCATTTCATTTTCTCGCTCAAATACTTCAAGAATATATCCATCTGTTTTATTTTCAGCCTCAAATTCAACGATATCCCCTACTAAAGGTTTAATATTTCGATTACGAAAATTCCCTCTCCCACGGCACTGAAACACACCATCATCA
It contains:
- the fabD gene encoding ACP S-malonyltransferase, producing the protein MGKIAFIFPGQGSQYVGMGQDMNNEKEEIKQIFEKADSRLGYSLSDIMFCGPEETLKRTEHTQPALLTMSVAVLELLKSYEITPDFVAGHSLGEYSALVAAGALQFEDAVYTVRQRGLFMEEAVPFGEGAMAAVLGMESENLAVITEEVTAGGNLVQLANLNCPGQIVISGTAKGVEMASEKAKEAGAKRVIPLSVSGPFHSALMKPAANRLKEVLETIAIEDASVPVIANVTAQEVRSAADIREKLVEQVYSPVQWENSVRTMLEQGVDTFIEIGAGNVLSGLVKKVQRRVNVHAISNQESLQKAVEAMKG
- the plsX gene encoding phosphate acyltransferase PlsX encodes the protein MRIAMDGMGGDKAPKAPVEAAMRAIKQFPNLEITIVGNEAEIRQYLTDDTKISVIHTTEKIEDTDTPTTAVRRKKDASMVLAIKEVKEGRADAVISAGNTGALMTAGLLHVGRIKGIDRPALAPMLPTLDGRGFLLLDVGANMDAKQEHLFQYAVMGHIYMQMVKKRNTPRVGLLNVGTEEGKGNELTKLAFPLLQEGNFHFIGNVEARDLLTGVGDVIVCDGFSGNLVLKSTEGAGRSLFSLIKTELTSSLFSKLVAGLLKSSFLRVKAKMDYSEYGGAALFGLKAPVIKSHGSSDSTAFFETIVQAKDMVEEHVVTTIQSELVKYEQQRSKGEL
- the fapR gene encoding transcription factor FapR — encoded protein: MKRTKKDRQRLLQETIEKNPFITDETLAKEFSVSVQTIRLDRMELSIPELRERIKDVAQKQLDDVKALSIEEVIGEIIDLELDKSAISILDIKEEHVFSRNKIARGHHLFAQANSLAVAIINDELALTAKATIRFTRQVTVNERVIAKAKVVKLDKDRTVVEVNSFVENEPVFSGEFVMFRS
- the recG gene encoding ATP-dependent DNA helicase RecG; protein product: MIGYANVDVREIKGIGDETAEQLASLGITTVEQLIEYFPYRYEDYSLKDLHDVQHDERVTVAGVIHSEPVARFFGKGKSRITVRVLIGSVLVTAVIFNRSYAKKQLKLGEQITLTGKWDQHRLMITVQEYKIGIHDRNELSPVYSVSGKITVKFLRKMIYEAIKQFADDIPEILPSDMLEKYKLLERKEAIIRLHYPQNANSVKQARRRMVYEEFLLFQLKMQSFRKLSREQSKGIAYAIEQEKVADFKQQLPFSLTEAQQRVINEIINDMINPYRMNRLLQGDVGSGKTIVAACAMFAAFTAGFQSALMVPTEILAEQHFESLQQLFQSYGIHVTLLTSSVKGKKRRERVEQIATGEVHIIVGTHALIQQDVTFHRLGLVITDEQHRFGVEQRRVLRDKGENPDVLFMTATPIPRTLAISVFGDMDVSIIDELPAGRKKIETYWAKHAQFDRVLGFIEKEIEKGRQAYVICPLIEESEKLDVQNAIDVHSMLASYYEKYQVGLMHGRLSSAEKEKVMNEFSENQLQILVSTTVVEVGVNVPNASIMVIYDAERFGLSQLHQLRGRVGRGSHQSYCVLLADPKSEVGKERMKIMTETNDGFVLSEKDLELRGPGDFFGQKQSGLPHFKLADVVHDYRTLEVARQDAAQLVQNNEFWQSESWQWIRQYLQQEGVFDGQKLD
- the sdaAA gene encoding L-serine ammonia-lyase, iron-sulfur-dependent, subunit alpha — encoded protein: MFRNVAELVELAESKQIKISEVMILQEMEVTGRSREEIMSQMEKNLDVMEQAVERGITENIKSVSGLTGGDAVLLQQYIEKGNTLTGSTLLDAVSKAVATNEVNAAMGTICATPTAGSAGVVPGTLFGLKNKLKPTKEQMVHYLFAAGAFGFVVANNASISGAAGGCQAEVGSASGMAAAAIVELAGGTPAQSAEAMAIALKNMLGLVCDPVAGLVEVPCVKRNAMGAAIAMTAADMALAGITSRIPCDEVIDAMYKIGETMPVALRETAQGGLAATPTGRALEVKIFGIPLDKK
- the sdaAB gene encoding L-serine ammonia-lyase, iron-sulfur-dependent subunit beta; this translates as MKYRTVFDIIGPVMIGPSSSHTAGAARIGRVARTLFQKQPKWVNISFYGSFAKTYKGHGTDVALVGGILDFDTDDPRITSSFKIANEKGITIKIFEEEAITDHPNTAKVILGDEENELELIGISIGGGKIEIIELNGFELKLSGNHPAILVVHDDTFGVIANVSNIVAKHEINIGHMEVSRKEKGQEALMVIEVDQNVEFDLLQQLESLPNVNKVTKIHD
- a CDS encoding DAK2 domain-containing protein; this translates as MSSKVINGQLLAHMFIEGAANLSKHAKKVDSLNVFPVPDGDTGTNMNLSITSGVKEVKAASKDKATSVAMAFSKGLLMGARGNSGVILSQLFRGFSKALEGKQDISGKDLAKAFDLGVTTAYKAVMKPVEGTILTVAKDSAKKAIAVKQDDATAVMEAVVKEGRASLKRTPDLLPVLKEVGVVDSGGQGLLYIYEGFLAILKGEKVSDGAEDAPSMEDLVKMEHHNVQSQLSTEDIEFGYCTEVMVKFEEEKLKLHPYNESKFRHELSEIGDSLLVVSDEELLKIHIHAETPGEVLSKAQRYGSFLNVKVDNMREQHTNLLDVTKAVYETEEKPKENKPFGIVTVSMGEGIASLFKGIGADVVIAGGQTMNPSTEDIVKAIRDVHADTVFVLPNNGNIIMAAEQAAKVADQEVIVIPSKSVPQGLSALLTFNPSGNAEDNANAMKEAMGGVQTGLVTFAVRDTNLDGVEIKKDDFMGIAEKKIVSSGPSMNEVAKQLVDQMVNEDTELLTLIWGEGATEQSANELAEYIQTVSEDIEVEIHEGKQPLYSYIFAIE
- a CDS encoding Asp23/Gls24 family envelope stress response protein produces the protein MSIELKTQMGVIEVSKEVVGTIAGGAAVDCYGIVGMASQKQIKDGITELLGKENFQRGVVIREEENEVHIDMYIIVSYGTKISEVAHNVQTKVKYQLEKMLGLTVDSVNIFVQGVRVTNP
- the rpmB gene encoding 50S ribosomal protein L28 is translated as MARKCHITGKQARTGNKRSHALNKTKRKWGVNVQKVRILVDGKPKRVYVSARALKSGKVERA
- the spoVM gene encoding stage V sporulation protein SpoVM, with translation MKFYTIKLPKFIGGFVRAVLSSFKKG
- the rpe gene encoding ribulose-phosphate 3-epimerase; the encoded protein is MVKIAPSILSANFATLGAEIKDVEQSGADYIHVDVMDGHFVPNITIGPLVVSAIRPVTDLPLDVHLMIENPDRYIPEFAKSGADIISVHVEACPHLHRTIQLIKDCGVKAGVVLNPATPVDTIQHVISDVDLVLLMTVNPGFGGQRFIESVLPKIHAVSEMAKSKGLTLDIEVDGGVNKDTARRCIEAGANVLVAGSAIYNETDRRTAIAQIRGK
- the rsgA gene encoding ribosome small subunit-dependent GTPase A, producing the protein MAKGKIIKALSGFYYVKNDDGVFQCRGRGNFRNRNIKPLVGDIVEFEAENKTDGYILEVFERENEMVRPPIANVEQAILVFSAQEPEFSPLLLNRFLVHIEAHHIIPIICISKVDLLTEEKKHEILNYKADYEKIGYEVVLISSKKKEGLELIKSLFDDKISVIAGQSGVGKSSLLNAINPELLIETNEISTHLGRGKHTTRHVELIPIGTGLVADTPGFSSLDFTTIEADDLSLYFPEMKKEMGNCKFRGCTHTSEPKCAVKAALENGEIAQYRYDHYLEFLEEIKSMKRRY